The genome window ATTCAAAACCTATTTGCTGCCATGAAGCCGCATTGTCCAGTAAATACAGATATTTCAAATACATTTCTGTCGTTATGCTGATAGCATAGTAGTTCTAAAAGTTACCATTGTCCTTTGAATCAAACAGGTGGCCAATTTATACTGTACTAGGTGCAGGGATTGGAATAGAAATGTCATTCACAATCAGTGCACTCTAAAAACTGTCACAGAGCTGTCCCACATCTGGATTAATTTGGATCTGGATACCCTAACTTTCCACTGCAGAAGTTGGACAAGTGCCTAAAAACACAACGTTGACTTTCGTGTCACCTTTCATTACAAAGAATTGTGCCAGATGCAGCTTTTGTAGCATTGCACAACTTGTTATATAATaccttcattcaaaataataagGGCTTGGATTTGGATCCTGCGCAGTAAGGACAGCAAAGTTTTTAAAGACATTTGGAGTTGTGCTTACAAAAACCTAAAACTATAGtctctgggggaaaaaacaatacTTAAATTTTAAATCCCCAATACACTAAATTTAGTAACAGATGTTAAGCATCTTAGTTTattttaacatactgtataaggtgcacctgattataaggcaACAATAGTGCATcaatgtactgcaaattttcaTTTGTTCTTAATCATTTAAGATTgaatttattgttttctttaggTTTAAACAATGATTAATGTGTGTCTTGGCCATTGAACTGGGGCAGTATAAGAAAGttatgttttgattaaaaatgttcaagGTCATAGGGCACAACCGCAATTCATACATAAGGCACACTGGATTATAAAGCACACGGTCAACTTTTTTAGAAAAAGAATTGCATTTAAACACGCTTTACAGTCCGGAAAAAATGTGTGTAGGGGCGTGTGTGTGTGAAGTATTTAGATTTTTAGTAATCTAAACAGACAATCAAAACTATTAATCATCAATCAGGATGGTGTTGGAAAGTGGAAAAACATTGTATGCTTGttagagggttttttttttttttttttggtattggcAGTCGAAAAATGGTAAACTTGCCCTGCTGATACAGAAAAAATCTACTacatgactgcatcatgtttaTTTGTTGTTCCATTGTACCTGTATGATGAGACCAGGTGCCATGCTTGTTAGATCTTCTTGCAATGTTAGTTTCAGGTTTTCATCGATTTGGTCTGAAGAGAAGAGTGTGCAGATGAGAACACAAATGAACAGAGAAActagcacaacaacaacaaaaatgtatgTGGACCAAAGTGAGGAGTTGGGCCCTATTTGCAGctcttttttaaagtcatttaccggtatatatatatatctattagagctgtcaaatttatcgcgttaacgggcggtaattaattttctaaattaatcacgttaaaatatttgactcagttaacgcatgcatggaatgacccgctcatgtgttgcctcaaacagtttacaatgacgccgttttagcacattgagagcgtaaaggcagagaaatgagtcactggaccgcgccttttattgactTTAGCTTTGGCAaatctttcacaacaaatataagtattgtggcgGAAGACGTGGGAAAGAATGAAAGGAGacaatcttttttgttgacacgCTTAACTGAACACAACCCAGAACATAAAGTataacatttgcagccaccactaacAGTCATAGTTGcccaatttcccatcatgcatttgggcaaagcAGGAAGCGATCTTTTTCGTAACACGCTTatttgaacacaacacagaacatattgtataccatttgcagccactactgacaagCATGGtttcccaacttcccatcatgtacttgggcggagcaggagacgtttatttcttaacacgctaaattgtacacaacgcagaacatactgtataccatttgcagccaacactgacagtcatggttgcccaacttcccatcatgcatttaggcggaacagttaagtcgctacagtgtcatttagtgaaagcagaacaaaaataatattcctatctctcataaaataatgttcacaaaaagaaaagcactcaatgcaaagacaacaggcattcccaatcaaaatagctatgcaaaatacacataatatttactcagactttgcccttGCTAGatctttaattaatttaaaactcgccattgacaccttgtggtgtatttaaatcactgccttacgtagttaaagacactgtggaagaacggcaaggagcccatgtgacgtcccgctcgacgacgtcaagaatggtgagctattatttgacaattttacaaattttattcaaacgaaaacattaagaggggttttcatataaaattactacaacttgtactcaaatgatcttttaagaactacaagtctttctagccgttgatccctttaacagaaagaatgttaaaaatgttcatgccctcttgtggatttattgttataataaacaaatacagtacttatgtacagtatgttgaatgtttatgtccgtcttgtgccttatctttccattccaacaataatttacataaaatatggcatattttagagattgtttgaattgcgattaattacaattaattttaaagctgtgattcacttgattaaaaaatgtcctaatatatatgtattaaagaCAGTATGTCTGATAAAATgtttatatttcattttttaaatctaaggATTATATTAGACTTTTGTACCTACCAAACAGGCCAATGTAGACCTCCTGCAGAGAGTGAACACTGCAGAATTGGTTGAGTTCATGATGAACCTTGTTGAAGATTAAGGCTTTGTCGTAATCTGCAGTGAAATTCTTCACAATGTCAAACACTGCGAAAAGGGATAGAAATGTATCAATCACACAACCAGCTGACTTTCTGAAGGATCATTTGGTTGTTTCAGTTATTACCTGCTGATGGAACAAGGTAGTTCACCACCTCTATGCGATCAAAGTAGATCATCACTCCACCACTGAAAGAGTTTTTAATACTTTTGAGTGAAACATCTTGATGAAAGTGATGCCAATGCATTAACAGCGATCAAAACAAACCCTACCTTGTGCCACAGGGGACATTTTTTACCTCATCTGTCTGAAGTGTCGTCTACAAGGAATGAGCAAATCATTATTTTCTGACTTTTGAAAACAAATCAGCCAACTAAACAATCCATGTTGACGCAACTGAAAGTACCAGACAGTTCAGGTTGGTTTATAACACTGATTGTGGGCATGAAACTCAAACTTTGGGTTTGCAACGATTTTTGTTATTACCCTTGAGTGGAAAAATTATACAACGTCAACTATGGGTATAAAATATACTGCCTGCCTGGGATCCAATCCAGCCCACGGGAGTTGTTCAGCCTATCTGGCATATTGTGGTTCATTCATATATGAACAATCTGCACAAATAATATTGTTTCCTAAGTGGTTTCAAATGTATATAACTATTTAAAAATGAGTTTGTGAAGTTTCATGTTAATTAAGCGTGTCAATGAATGTGAGTGAAGAGGTACGTGTCCCTCATAGGAACTATTTTTGCTAATGAAAGGTTCACTATCTCGTGTAGTTGTAATAAGAAGCTAAGGAAGGATTAGGAATACACATGAACTTGAATCACCTGGACAGACTTGTAGGAGGTGATGAATGGAAGCATAAGATGGAAACCAGGTCCACTCGTGGTGGTCAAGAGGGCTCCTCCCCTGTTTTgcaaacatactgtataaacaTTCAATCAAGGAATCTAGTGAGAGATCATAAGACAAACACAACTAACAGGTTTGACCTGTGATGAATGCAAATGctgatttattcattcattttttgattgcatTAGGATTAGAAGTCACCAAGATATCAGCATTATTGACTATACctcattttacatttttaagcGAGTAACACTGTGGCCTAATCTCATTTTATTCATAACCTCCTGGGTCCTTGCgcctttgtttaattaaagactAGTTGCGAACCACAGAAGCACAGAAGGAGTAGGGACGAATGTTGGGAGAAACAATTGATTTATTAATCTGTTCTACCTAACTCTCAAACCTGCAGGAAAAGGGCCAGCCTaaacatttcctgtttatttggataGCAACTAGTAGCAAATACTATTTGCTGCTGGTTGCATGGTCGAATGAAGTCTTGTGAAAAAGTGGAGATTTCTGTACCCAAAATAATTTGAAGCTTTAGAGCTTCACTACAAGACGGAACAGCGACATCTAACGGTAGAATGAAATTACAGTAGTTACACCATAATTTGACCAAAGCACTGGCACAAAATGTTTCAAGTTGGAATATTTGCAATAAAGAGTCTTAACAAGATGCATGTTTCCTTGTATACAACCTATAGTGAGGTGGCTTCTGTCTGATATCTGATTTTTAgcaatgcaaaaacaaaacaaaaaaagccaatTGTTCTAGACTCGATCTTTGATCTGTCACCCAAGAGAGTGGAAAATTTAAGTTGCCTGAAAACGGTTTTGTGAGTTAACCTGTTGAGTACACCAGCTCACTAGTTGGGAGTCATATTTTGTGTATTTATAGACTTCATTCTCagaagtagaggtgggaatctttgggcacctaacgattcgattacgattcagaggctacgattcgattataaatcgattattgattacCCCCCCCctcgctattagctgctttcaatgttttgtacattagttacaaaaactgttaaaaaaaaatatatatatatataaagccttgcaggcttaaataaacgactatttcagtatcaagttaacagttaaaaacaataaataatatactcaaatccccattctgtatcagcagctttaaactacattcaattaatttaatgttgtgaatcaaccgttaaagttgttaaaattgctcccgttattccgtaatttcccttttgtctactttcgacatgtgaaagttttaaaactattttaaagatggattcaagtcaatattttaccgattcaggagtattttagctaaaaagttaattaggttcacttggaaggttcgctacaacggccttgcagggaagtgtttactaacgcccgcatctagctttcggTCCaccatatctaccgtaacattacgtggacgtactttgttgcagctgtcggcagcagtcaggtatgttgttggttttttatctcgcggcatgtgttgagctagagccatgagttgagcattggcattacctgaggggctgggtaatgacaagcatgatgtctagctactctcgctctattcctcattgcgtcccgaaaccgcgcggcgcgctgagtgtgttttacttccgctttacttgacatatttcaataattggaatttggatgtttgtgaatcgttctcgaatcttccacggccgaatcgcgaataatctaagaatcggaaatttcgcacacctctactcaGAAgtataaataattatattttattcatgtacattattattattttttatggcATGATTGTAGTGATTggcaaacagtaaattaaaataaGATGgactatttttgggggggggggtgcttcggACATCATCAGTCACGTGACCGTTGTCGTTTGACATGAGCGCCGACACGATGAGTCGAGTCACAGCAGTTTATCAGAGCGACAAAAgagctttggttttgttttctcaTTTCAAGCAAACACAGTACACAATCGCTGTTGGTTCTGATAACATCTGTTCTACTTGACTAACGTTCAAGCCTTTTTTTGGTCCAAAGGACATTCCTTAACAGTTTTACAGAATGATCAGTGTGGTATTTATGGAATTTCTACTACGATGAATTTCAAAAGTCTTACTAATTATGGTTACAATCTCCTTGGCGACAGATTTGAAGCAGATGGCTGTTTTACAGCTAAGCAGGTTAACTTCTTTGCAGACCTGGAAAACCCACCTGTAGTACACTCCAGTGTGTCCTTCATCAATCTTGTGCATAGAAGCTAAAAGCGTTGCTCCAGCAAGAGCCACAGCAATAGAGAATATGGCACCCCATTGTGCCATCGTGGAACGCAAAAATAGAAAGACAGCATGTGATGAAAGTGGCTGGTTCAACTGTGGAgtctgaaattaaaaaaaaaaaaaaagcccacgaTCATTTGACGTACATTAAGTTAGTAGTACATGTAGTGATAAACATGCAGGTACAGTATACTGTCTTCATGGTCACTGTTTATCTGCGGTCAGCTCAAGCTTATCCTGGCATGAGCTGGGACTGAACAACCTTGTCACCCTTAAAGAGGATTGAGACTCAAGTGTGAAAATGCGGACATGTATGGCATATATTTCATAACACCAACTAAAACTACGGGGAATCCCAAATGATGAGTTAGCTGTGGGGTTTGGGGATGTAATAGTTTCGCTTTTTAGACTTAAAATGATCAACCTGTTGATAACTGCTCTCATTAGTCTATTATTCAACATGTACTGTTCAGGAATGCCTACAATTTGGACTATTGAGAGCTTGGCTCCGCTTGTCTGTTGACTAGTTTATATGTTCATAACACTTGGCTACATGCATGTATTTAAAGTTGATATAAACAGAAATATGATAAAGTTTCGGCTTGCACCATTCAGACGAATTTAGGAAGCCTAATGTTATATTTAACATTTGCAATCGAAAATGTAATGTACTCCAAAAGGAAACGAAAAGAGTTTATTATCAAGTATACAACTTAAAATCGCGGAAATAAATCAACGTAATTGGTGTTTTCGGAGCTATACAGTTGGCACGGTAAAAGTTGCTTAACTGGTTTTCTCTAAAGAGACGTTGAAAGGTTTAGTGCAAGATAATTTATTGTTGTCTCAAGCTTGTATTGATGCGACACCTttgaaacaataatatggctaaaTTTTCATGGATCTTTGCTATTGCTACAATGTAGCAAAACACAATTACGGCGCAATATCTTAATAAAACAAGTTGACATTGACTTTGCTGTGACCGCACTTGTTTTTTTACGACATGTATATTTCTtcgctttgtatttttttctgtgaaaaactTACCTTTAATTTGATCCAAATAGAGTAATTGTTACAAACACTACAAGACCTATCAAATACTTGCTAACCTCTTCTTCGCACTCATTTAACCGGGGGGATAGGACCACTACTGACCTCTACCGGATGAACGTATTGACAGTCTATGAAACGTGTACGTACTGTATTATGGTGCACACCATCAGAAGAATATAGCATTGACAAATATTGCAAATATAATAAtagaaataataatgataatctgGTCCTTTCACGCGCGAATTATCCATTCCCCCCCCCCACTTTTCTACAACATtaccatgtaaaaaaataaaataaaataaaaagactaagaaaaaaagagtaaaagcaaaaacagacagagacacagataaaatcagatacaAATCAGATAAAAGTAAGATAATCAGATAAAATTAGCCAGAGTAAGCTTTTTGAAAAAGGTAAGTTTTTAAGTGTAAAGttagttataaataaaatgtattattattattattattattattattattattattattattattattattattattattattatagagcattcatttagctcAGTGGCCATTGCACCAATACATGAGCATTCACGgaaagtcctcccagtttaaatgtctttcgccatcaatggcatgtaaTGAATTAGATAATATGGGTCGTGGGGTGGGGGAATGTACTTTATAGGGTGTTACTTGGGGTCGTAACCACACTgtatttccgtttttttttttttttttttaaatttaatatatatatatatatatacacatatgtatttttaaatttagttcATTTAGCTTTCATTACACTCTGTTAACTATTTAGAAATGTATTTATAATCATATTATTTtaacaacaaataaaaatattattataactcttttttttgggggggggggggggggggggctttaaagtttttttaatgaccaaaaataatcatttgccttataaagggttaaagggctGAAGTGTGAACATTTGAATCGCTGTCCACTGGCGTGACCACAGTCCCCGAAATGGATATTTATAGTAAACAACAGTAATAGATAATATATTGTtattaattaatcaattaattaattattattattactactatCATTATAAATATTACTCATGTTTTGTCCGGATGAAAAAAAGTGCTAAAGTATTATACACCTTATACATTTTATAACGTACATacagaagtgttttttttttttttttaacaacccaGAAAAATACTAAAACTCTACAGTTAACCTCTAAAAATAGTTGTGAATGCTCCTTGAAAAACAGCAGATGGCGACAAAGACCAGACAACATTATGTCAAGGCTACAGCTCAAAGGAGCTTCACCGATGACAAATTTCCTGTATAGTAACGTATTAATTACCCTTTGACTTGTTTGCTCACAAAACGTGGATCTAATCAGCAACAAGAGGAAGTTCAGACTTACGTAAAACAGAGAGCAAATTTCTTTGTTTACTAATGGTAAATCAACACATTTCTAAAAAGAGGCTGAATTTATGTACTTATCACCTGCAATCTTAAGGGTCTTGACTCAAAATGGCAGTGGCACCTTATTTTTAGACATTGGCCACTTGAGAAATTTGCGGAGGAGGAGAACTAACCCGAAGGTGTGCCAATGGCAGGTCTGTGCTTTGCATTTTAAACAGGTTGGAGGAACTGAGGGGAGAGAAAGGGAACAACAGAGCAAGGGAAAAGAAGTTTGTCAGAGTTCATTAAGTATCAAGGGAACATCGCTGGAACTGGCAGCGTAAGCCGCGCCGGGGCCCTAGTGCCATTAATCACGACTGACAAGAAACTAGGGGCTGAGGGAGGTGGTGGAAGAGAAGGGAGGGCCACTCTGCCAGAGACTGCTAGTGATTATAGCAAGGGGTCCCATGCAGTACAGGACGAGCCTGCTGAATGCTGTAAAACAATGAGAAACCTCTGCATAAACATTACATCCACCAATCAGTCGGGGATGTCAAAGACTAGAAAATCTATAGCATCTCTTCCTTTGTTTTACAGTAAATGGTGATCTCACAGTCATTTATTTTTGTGCTGGGCCTCTGGGTAATAGGCTGCACAAAAGAAAACGAAAATATGGCAATTACACAGTGCCGCTCATATATCTGAGTTTGCCTGACAAGTTTCTCCTTGGACCCCGGAAAGCATTGTTGTAGCTGTGCACGCTGCATGCCGCCATCCTGGAAGAAGAAATCAATGGACGAGAGAAAGAGAGTGGAGAGAATACTGGTGACTGGAGAAGATGGAGGCCTCTGTTAAGTGCTGTGCTTGAAAGCCAGTCTGGCCTCATTAGCTGTCAGTTGTAACAATACTGAGCTGGCAGCGAAGACTGCTCCCAGTCTCGGTGCCATAAATCACAGGCTGACAGGGCCCTGACAGGGCTGGGAACTTACACACATGCAGGACTTGCCTGCGCACTGGCTCTCTGCTGCTCTCTTTTTCCCCCTCCTTTTCACCGCTCTCTTTCGCTCTTTATGTATCTTCCCAATCCCTTCTCTGTCGTTGTCGGTAACAAATTTTCTTTTCAATTCTTTCCTTCTCATTGCAGGCCAGTTTGGCAGcatatatttactgttttttgttgttttctgtcACATCTACTGTAAATATAGGGGGTGGAAAAGTATGTATACAAGTTATAAAACacacaataattccatttacataattgaaatataaagaaaaaagaaactaCTATAAGTCTACTGTGTACTGGTGCTAACATTTGCACCCACTCCTGTTTACATATTAAAGTTGTCCAAATTTACAGCATTCACTTTCTGattattgtatttttgggactataagtcgcaactGAGCATAGGTCGCATCGGCCAAAAAATGTGTGATAAAGagggaaaagaaaaacattcttaaaggggaagttcgggATTTATACagcaggcttaatcttcgagttatagCGAGggtttaaagcagaaatgtgaagtaatttcataacatgccaaatagggtcacaattaaattaattaaacattgtccaacaaataaagcatgacaaaataatttatatgttgtatatttgacaaaataatcgcgtttccgaagttcgagcctgaaaggggacgaacccggaagtgataagtcacaccgggaacagcgatggcagctccatacatacggccgccatacaaagcccttcaaacaatgattcaaacagcgatataagcgatagatcgagcgcaagggaggagatccaagtttttgaagacttggagcaataacaggagcttggaattttatgttggatgtaacatgtattagccagacgctaatcaggatgcaaacaatgtgcctagactacctgacattgaatggatacaagacccatcgcgattacaagattggtaagatataggctgttattattttcatgatttgaagatgcag of Corythoichthys intestinalis isolate RoL2023-P3 chromosome 3, ASM3026506v1, whole genome shotgun sequence contains these proteins:
- the erlin2 gene encoding erlin-2: MAQWGAIFSIAVALAGATLLASMHKIDEGHTGVYYRGGALLTTTSGPGFHLMLPFITSYKSVQTTLQTDEVKNVPCGTSGGVMIYFDRIEVVNYLVPSAVFDIVKNFTADYDKALIFNKVHHELNQFCSVHSLQEVYIGLFDQIDENLKLTLQEDLTSMAPGLIIQAVRVTKPNIPETIRRNYELMESEKTKLLITQQTQKVVEKEAETERIKAVIEAEKVAQVAEIKFGQKVMEKETEKKISEIEDQAFLARQKAKADAEFYTTLKAAEANKLKLTPEYLQLMKYKSIAANSKIYFGNDIPQMFMDSAGTPLKASAAMDLVGEHILNMD